The Paraburkholderia acidisoli genome contains a region encoding:
- a CDS encoding c-type cytochrome, which translates to MKRKSQANNKTATLTVARLVLATIGAAALSTAQAQNPQNAPGAANAASSGLALAQQQNCMSCHSVTRTFMGPAFHDVAAKYAGKPEAQSYLTRKILEGSTGVWGMVPMPANTQLNPAQAALLASWVLSLK; encoded by the coding sequence ATGAAACGGAAGTCGCAAGCGAACAACAAGACAGCGACGCTCACCGTGGCACGCCTCGTCCTCGCGACGATCGGCGCGGCCGCCTTGAGCACCGCGCAGGCGCAGAACCCGCAGAACGCACCGGGCGCCGCCAACGCCGCCAGCAGCGGCCTCGCGCTCGCCCAGCAGCAAAACTGCATGAGTTGCCACTCGGTCACGCGCACCTTCATGGGCCCGGCCTTCCACGACGTGGCCGCGAAATACGCGGGCAAGCCCGAGGCGCAGAGCTATCTCACGCGCAAGATTCTCGAAGGCAGCACCGGCGTGTGGGGCATGGTGCCCATGCCGGCCAACACCCAGCTCAACCCGGCGCAGGCGGCCTTGCTGGCAAGCTGGGTGCTGTCGCTGAAATAA